A portion of the Blastopirellula sediminis genome contains these proteins:
- a CDS encoding glycogen/starch/alpha-glucan phosphorylase, whose amino-acid sequence MNPQTLKKSEAASSNHHADIQQLIRQYGCGPVPITGVEHAFYDRHIVFDNVMSPNAVGARERFEAAARSIRDILSQRWIATEETYQREDAKRVYYLSMEFLIGRSLINNITNLLLAQLIPKFAERKDLDWHELLEEEPDAGLGNGGLGRLAACFLDSMATMQIPAMGYGLRYEYGIFKQIIQDGWQKEQPDNWLRRGDPWEVARPHEKVEVSLNCSFEVCGGSLRAVPGKESRLIGVPYDRPIVGFGGKTINTLRLWEAAAHDYFNFEEFSGGDFVGAVAETLEAESLTRVLYPDDSTSKGQGLRFVQEYFLVACSLADLIRRFRQSNDDWNLLPEKAAIQLNDTHPTMSVLELMRILLDDAELSWEKAWDLTQRTLGYTNHTLLPEALEKWPVEWFRALLPRHLEIIYEINGRLLIDVRTRYPGDEEKVQRISLIEEGETQHVRMANLAIVGSHCTNGVAAIHSRLLRTHTVKDLAEMFPERFSNKTNGVTQRRWLQMCNPTLSKLITDAIGDSWVTDLSELEKLRPLAEDRGMQDEFRHAKRCAKVAFADWLHRTTGEVVDPDSIFDCQIKRIHEYKRQLLNALRVLILYRRLRENPTLEMAPRTFFFSGKAAPAYRLAKVIIKFINNLAGTIDGDPLMRGRMKVLFLPDYCVSQAERLIPASDVSNQISTAGFEASGTSNMKFMMNGALTLGTRDGATIEMAEAAGEENFFLFGLTAEQVADSRSYYNPYWHYEHEKETRDALDMIFTNQLSCYEPGAFSPIRDALLSRGDYYMHLADLGSYLEADLLVRELYADPHAWARKALLNVASSGKFSSDRTIAEYAADIWKVEPCPVTFD is encoded by the coding sequence ATGAATCCCCAAACGCTGAAGAAGTCGGAAGCCGCGAGTTCCAATCATCACGCGGACATCCAGCAGTTGATTCGCCAATATGGCTGCGGCCCCGTTCCAATCACCGGCGTCGAGCATGCCTTCTACGATCGGCATATCGTTTTCGACAACGTCATGTCGCCAAACGCCGTTGGCGCCCGCGAACGATTTGAGGCGGCCGCTCGTTCGATTCGCGACATCCTTTCGCAGCGCTGGATCGCAACCGAGGAAACCTATCAGCGCGAAGACGCCAAGCGAGTCTACTATCTCTCGATGGAGTTTTTGATCGGCCGCTCGCTCATCAACAACATTACCAACTTGCTGCTCGCTCAGCTGATTCCGAAGTTCGCCGAGCGGAAGGATCTTGATTGGCACGAACTGCTGGAAGAGGAGCCCGACGCTGGTTTGGGTAACGGCGGACTCGGCCGTTTGGCAGCTTGCTTCCTCGACTCGATGGCGACCATGCAAATCCCGGCCATGGGGTATGGCCTCCGTTATGAATACGGGATCTTCAAACAGATTATTCAGGACGGCTGGCAAAAGGAGCAGCCCGACAACTGGCTCCGCCGCGGCGATCCGTGGGAAGTCGCCAGACCGCACGAGAAGGTCGAAGTCTCGCTCAATTGTTCGTTTGAAGTTTGCGGCGGTTCGCTGCGCGCCGTTCCAGGAAAGGAGTCTCGCTTGATTGGCGTTCCCTACGATCGGCCGATCGTGGGATTCGGGGGAAAAACGATCAACACGCTGCGACTGTGGGAAGCGGCGGCCCATGACTACTTCAATTTTGAAGAGTTCAGCGGCGGCGACTTTGTCGGCGCGGTCGCCGAAACGCTCGAAGCGGAATCGCTGACTCGCGTCCTCTACCCCGACGACTCCACGAGCAAGGGACAAGGGCTCCGCTTCGTGCAGGAGTATTTCCTGGTCGCTTGCTCGTTGGCCGACCTGATTCGCCGCTTCCGACAGAGCAACGACGATTGGAATCTCTTACCGGAGAAGGCGGCGATCCAGCTCAACGATACGCATCCCACGATGTCGGTCCTCGAGTTGATGCGGATCTTACTGGACGACGCCGAACTCTCCTGGGAAAAGGCCTGGGACCTGACGCAGCGGACGCTAGGCTATACGAATCACACGCTGTTGCCCGAAGCGCTCGAGAAATGGCCCGTCGAGTGGTTCCGCGCGCTCCTTCCTCGCCATCTGGAAATCATCTACGAAATCAATGGCCGCCTGTTAATCGACGTTCGGACGCGCTACCCCGGCGACGAGGAGAAGGTGCAGCGGATCAGCTTGATCGAAGAAGGGGAAACGCAGCACGTACGAATGGCCAACCTGGCGATCGTCGGTTCGCACTGCACCAACGGCGTCGCGGCGATTCACTCGCGACTGCTGCGCACCCATACCGTGAAGGATCTCGCCGAGATGTTTCCGGAACGGTTCAGCAACAAAACGAACGGCGTAACGCAGCGGCGCTGGCTGCAGATGTGCAACCCGACGTTGTCGAAGTTGATTACCGATGCGATCGGCGACAGCTGGGTTACCGACCTCAGCGAACTGGAAAAGTTGCGTCCGCTCGCTGAAGATCGCGGCATGCAGGATGAGTTTCGGCATGCCAAACGCTGCGCCAAGGTCGCCTTCGCCGATTGGCTCCACCGAACGACCGGCGAAGTGGTTGATCCGGACAGCATTTTCGACTGCCAGATCAAGCGGATCCACGAATACAAGCGGCAGCTACTCAACGCGCTACGAGTTCTGATCCTCTACCGACGACTGCGTGAGAATCCGACGCTCGAGATGGCTCCGCGGACCTTCTTTTTCTCCGGCAAAGCGGCGCCCGCTTATCGCTTGGCCAAGGTGATCATCAAGTTCATCAATAACCTGGCGGGGACGATCGATGGCGACCCGCTGATGCGTGGGCGGATGAAAGTTTTGTTTCTGCCTGACTACTGCGTTTCGCAGGCGGAGCGACTGATTCCGGCGAGCGACGTTTCCAATCAGATCTCCACTGCCGGTTTCGAAGCGAGCGGTACGAGCAACATGAAGTTCATGATGAACGGGGCGTTGACGCTCGGGACGCGGGATGGAGCGACGATCGAAATGGCCGAAGCGGCAGGTGAAGAAAACTTCTTCTTGTTCGGCTTGACGGCGGAACAAGTCGCCGACAGCCGCAGCTACTACAATCCGTACTGGCACTATGAGCACGAGAAGGAAACCCGCGACGCGCTCGACATGATTTTTACGAACCAATTGAGTTGCTACGAGCCGGGAGCTTTCTCTCCGATCCGGGATGCGTTACTTTCACGGGGAGACTATTACATGCATCTCGCCGACCTGGGATCGTACCTGGAAGCCGATCTGTTGGTGCGAGAGCTTTACGCAGATCCACACGCCTGGGCACGGAAGGCCCTTTTAAACGTCGCTAGTAGCGGAAAATTCTCCAGCGATCGAACGATTGCGGAGTACGCCGCCGACATTTGGAAGGTCGAACCCTGCCCCGTGACTTTCGACTAA
- the nifU gene encoding Fe-S cluster assembly protein NifU — protein MWEYSEKVKEHFFNPRNAAAVDSANAVGDVGSLSCGDALRLTLKVDPETEIILDAGFQTFGCGSAIASSSALTEIIKGKTLEEALQVSNQDIADYLDGLPPEKMHCSVMGREALEAAIANYRGEVWTDDHEEGDLVCKCFGIDSAMIEKTVTENKLQSVQDVINFTKAGGGCSSCHEKIEDILETLTSKRQKVVAEQVETTPEETPAPVTGTLTILQKIRRIERVIDSIRPQVQMDGGDIELVDFDGSTVFVNLTGACSNCQLASATLGGVQQRILEDLGEFIRVVPATKATANA, from the coding sequence ATGTGGGAATACTCAGAGAAAGTCAAAGAGCACTTTTTCAACCCGAGAAACGCCGCGGCCGTCGATTCCGCGAATGCGGTCGGCGATGTCGGATCGCTCTCTTGCGGCGACGCGTTGCGACTGACGCTTAAGGTTGATCCGGAAACCGAAATCATTCTGGACGCTGGTTTCCAAACCTTCGGCTGCGGATCGGCGATCGCCTCTTCGTCGGCCCTGACCGAAATCATCAAAGGGAAAACGCTCGAAGAAGCGCTCCAGGTCAGCAACCAGGACATCGCCGATTATCTCGATGGTCTGCCGCCGGAAAAGATGCACTGCAGCGTCATGGGTCGCGAAGCGTTGGAAGCGGCCATCGCCAACTATCGCGGCGAAGTTTGGACCGACGACCACGAAGAGGGAGACCTGGTCTGCAAGTGCTTCGGCATTGACTCGGCGATGATCGAAAAGACCGTCACCGAAAACAAGTTGCAGTCGGTGCAGGACGTCATCAACTTCACCAAAGCGGGGGGCGGTTGCTCGTCTTGCCACGAAAAGATCGAAGACATCCTCGAAACGCTGACCTCGAAACGCCAAAAAGTGGTGGCCGAGCAAGTCGAAACGACGCCCGAAGAAACGCCGGCGCCGGTGACCGGAACGCTTACCATCTTGCAGAAGATCCGCCGCATCGAACGCGTGATCGACTCGATCCGTCCGCAGGTTCAGATGGATGGCGGCGACATCGAACTGGTCGACTTTGACGGCTCGACCGTCTTCGTCAACTTGACCGGCGCGTGCAGCAACTGCCAGTTGGCGTCGGCGACGCTCGGCGGCGTGCAGCAGCGAATCCTGGAAGACCTGGGCGAATTCATCCGCGTCGTTCCTGCCACGAAGGCGACCGCGAACGCCTAG
- the rpe gene encoding ribulose-phosphate 3-epimerase, giving the protein MNASAVKIAPSILSADFARLGEQVTEAERAGADRIHLDVMDGHFVPNISFGAIVVEAVRRITKLPLEIHLMITDPDDYFDDFVAAGADSFLVHWEGNDNLHRTVQRVRQLNKRVGIVINPATPASVLEEILIDIDQVVVMTVNPGFGHQHFIETMVGKISRVREMINRCNPQCELELDGGVDEKSAPIGVAAGANVLVAGSAIFGDPQGVAAGVDRLRRAIAQTADVTKPKGK; this is encoded by the coding sequence ATGAACGCCAGCGCCGTGAAGATCGCCCCTTCGATACTCTCCGCCGACTTTGCACGGCTGGGAGAGCAAGTCACGGAGGCGGAACGCGCCGGCGCCGATCGGATCCATCTCGACGTGATGGACGGGCACTTCGTCCCGAACATCTCCTTTGGGGCGATCGTCGTCGAAGCGGTCCGGCGGATCACGAAGCTGCCGCTCGAAATCCACCTGATGATCACCGACCCGGATGATTACTTCGACGACTTCGTCGCGGCGGGGGCCGATTCGTTTCTCGTCCACTGGGAAGGAAACGACAATCTCCACCGCACCGTTCAACGCGTGCGGCAATTGAACAAGCGGGTCGGCATTGTGATCAATCCGGCCACTCCGGCCAGCGTGCTGGAGGAAATCTTGATCGACATCGACCAGGTGGTGGTCATGACGGTCAATCCGGGATTCGGCCATCAACACTTTATTGAAACGATGGTCGGAAAAATCAGCCGCGTCCGGGAGATGATCAACCGCTGCAATCCGCAGTGCGAATTGGAACTGGACGGCGGCGTCGACGAAAAGTCGGCGCCTATCGGCGTCGCGGCCGGGGCCAACGTACTGGTCGCCGGATCGGCGATCTTTGGCGATCCGCAAGGAGTCGCGGCAGGCGTCGATCGACTTCGCCGTGCGATCGCCCAGACGGCGGACGTAACGAAACCCAAGGGGAAGTAA
- the pgm gene encoding phosphoglucomutase (alpha-D-glucose-1,6-bisphosphate-dependent), which translates to MALSPLAGKPAPLEMLVDLAELERLYYERRPNLDDPNELVSFGTSGHRGTPSQNTFTEAHILAVTQAICEYRKMQGTTGPLYMGKDTHALSAPAQRTALEVLAANEVETIIQKDDGVTPTPVISRAILVYNQGRQEHLADGIVITPSHNPPTDGGFKYNPTNGGPADVDITNWVQKRANDLLRDGNADVKRIPFESALKAATTHEEDLVLPYVQDLRNIVDMEAIRAAGLSLGVDPLGGAAEPYWEPINSVYGLDIKVVNKKIDPTFSFMTVDHDGKIRMDPSSPYAMAGLLSLKDQFQLAFANDPDADRHGIVAPSSGLMNPNHFLAVAIRYLLNHRDWKPDVAVGKTLVSSSMIDRVVAKLGRRLCEVPVGFKWFVSGLYDGSFCFGGEESAGASFLRFDGTVWSTDKDGPIMDLLAAEILARTEKDPGIHYQELEAEFGSPCYTRIDAAATPEQKQKLKNLSPEAVAAPTLAGDAITAKLTKAPGNDAPIGGLKVVTDNGWFAARPSGTENIYKIYAESFQGTDHLDSIVSEAQEIVDAALASSH; encoded by the coding sequence ATGGCGCTTTCCCCTCTCGCCGGCAAACCGGCCCCGCTGGAAATGTTGGTCGATTTGGCCGAATTGGAGCGTCTCTATTATGAGCGTCGCCCCAATCTCGACGATCCGAACGAGCTGGTGAGCTTCGGAACGAGCGGTCACCGGGGAACGCCGTCGCAAAATACCTTTACCGAGGCCCACATCCTGGCCGTCACCCAGGCGATTTGCGAATATCGCAAGATGCAGGGGACCACGGGCCCGCTCTACATGGGGAAGGATACCCACGCTCTTTCGGCGCCGGCTCAGCGAACTGCGCTCGAAGTGCTGGCCGCCAACGAAGTCGAAACGATTATTCAGAAGGACGACGGCGTCACGCCGACGCCGGTCATTTCCCGCGCGATCCTGGTTTACAACCAAGGCCGCCAGGAACATCTTGCCGATGGCATCGTCATCACGCCGTCGCACAACCCGCCAACGGACGGGGGTTTCAAATACAATCCGACCAACGGTGGCCCGGCCGACGTCGACATTACCAACTGGGTTCAGAAGCGAGCCAACGACCTCTTGCGCGACGGCAACGCCGACGTGAAGCGGATTCCCTTCGAGTCCGCCCTGAAGGCCGCCACGACGCATGAGGAAGACCTGGTCCTACCTTACGTACAAGACCTGAGGAACATCGTCGACATGGAGGCGATCCGTGCGGCGGGACTCAGTCTGGGGGTCGATCCGCTCGGCGGCGCCGCCGAACCTTACTGGGAGCCGATCAACTCGGTCTATGGCCTTGATATCAAGGTGGTGAACAAGAAGATCGATCCGACCTTCTCGTTCATGACGGTCGACCATGACGGCAAGATCCGGATGGATCCCTCAAGCCCCTACGCCATGGCGGGCCTGCTGAGCCTGAAGGATCAGTTCCAGCTCGCCTTCGCCAACGATCCCGACGCCGATCGTCATGGCATCGTCGCCCCGTCTTCCGGGCTGATGAATCCGAACCACTTTTTGGCGGTCGCAATTCGCTACTTGCTGAATCATCGCGACTGGAAACCGGACGTCGCGGTCGGTAAGACGCTGGTCAGCAGCAGCATGATTGATCGCGTTGTCGCCAAACTGGGACGGCGACTGTGCGAAGTGCCGGTCGGCTTCAAATGGTTCGTGTCTGGACTGTATGACGGGTCGTTTTGCTTCGGTGGCGAAGAAAGCGCTGGGGCCAGCTTCCTGCGGTTTGATGGGACGGTATGGTCGACCGACAAAGACGGTCCCATCATGGACCTGTTAGCGGCGGAGATTCTGGCCCGTACCGAGAAAGACCCCGGCATTCATTACCAAGAGCTGGAAGCCGAGTTCGGCAGCCCCTGCTACACGCGCATCGACGCGGCAGCGACGCCGGAGCAAAAGCAGAAGCTGAAGAACCTTTCGCCGGAAGCGGTCGCCGCCCCAACGCTCGCAGGCGACGCGATCACAGCCAAGTTGACGAAGGCTCCGGGGAACGACGCGCCGATCGGAGGTTTAAAGGTGGTGACCGACAACGGTTGGTTTGCAGCCCGCCCTTCGGGGACCGAGAACATCTACAAGATTTACGCCGAAAGCTTCCAGGGAACCGACCATCTCGATTCGATCGTGAGCGAAGCGCAAGAGATCGTCGACGCGGCGTTAGCGAGTTCTCACTAA
- the malQ gene encoding 4-alpha-glucanotransferase, with protein sequence MTAEVCFSSLPPFPAHYRSSGVLLHVTSLPSPYGIGDLGPTALRWIDRLHDSGQSWWQLLPLGPTGYGNSPYQPLSSFAGNELLISPDWLIEDGLLKASDCEATWDSASWVDFDKVIAFKRRLMATALKNFRGGANPKLKGTFEQFCIDHAHWLDDYAMFRAIKDAHDGAYYLHWPAELVERQPEALAAAKRMLAPEIEETRFIQFILFRQAARLKEHASKKGVRIIGDLPFFVSPDSSDVWANPELFLLDDRRHPRFVGGVPPDYFSADGQLWGNPVYDWEEHQRTGYRWFINRLRAVLEFVDSVRLDHFRGFAAAWYVPAGETTAKVGEWTPGPDADLFRAIEADLGALPFLAEDLGTITPDVYALRDKFHLPGSRVLQFAFDGESHNPYLPENYTPNTVVYTGTHDNATSREWFDELPADSRKTVRWYLNAPTIESPDISWALIRLAWESQAALSIVPLQDILNLGKEARMNVPGKADGNWAWRCTDDTFSSPYWERLLDMTEHAKRLGGEA encoded by the coding sequence ATGACCGCCGAAGTTTGTTTCTCCAGCCTTCCGCCATTTCCGGCGCATTATCGTTCCTCGGGAGTGTTGCTGCACGTCACTTCACTCCCTTCGCCGTACGGGATTGGGGACCTGGGCCCAACGGCCTTGCGGTGGATCGATCGGCTGCATGACTCGGGACAAAGTTGGTGGCAGTTGCTTCCGCTGGGGCCGACCGGTTATGGGAACTCCCCCTACCAGCCACTGTCGTCCTTCGCCGGCAACGAGCTGCTGATTAGTCCTGATTGGCTGATCGAAGACGGGCTGCTAAAGGCCAGCGACTGCGAAGCGACTTGGGACTCGGCAAGCTGGGTAGACTTTGACAAGGTCATCGCCTTCAAACGGCGGTTGATGGCGACCGCGCTGAAAAACTTCCGCGGCGGCGCCAATCCAAAACTGAAGGGAACGTTCGAGCAGTTCTGCATCGACCATGCCCATTGGCTCGACGACTACGCGATGTTCCGCGCGATCAAAGACGCCCACGATGGCGCCTATTACCTCCATTGGCCGGCCGAACTGGTCGAACGTCAGCCAGAGGCGCTGGCTGCGGCGAAGCGGATGCTGGCCCCTGAAATTGAAGAGACGCGGTTCATCCAATTCATCCTCTTCCGCCAGGCGGCCCGCCTGAAGGAACATGCGAGCAAGAAGGGGGTCCGAATCATCGGCGACCTTCCCTTCTTCGTTTCGCCCGACTCAAGCGACGTTTGGGCCAATCCCGAGCTCTTTTTGCTCGACGACCGACGCCATCCCCGCTTTGTCGGCGGCGTACCGCCAGATTATTTCAGCGCCGACGGCCAATTGTGGGGCAATCCGGTCTACGACTGGGAAGAGCATCAGCGGACCGGCTATCGCTGGTTTATCAATCGCTTGCGGGCGGTGCTGGAGTTCGTCGACTCGGTCCGACTCGATCACTTCCGCGGATTCGCCGCCGCGTGGTATGTGCCGGCCGGTGAAACGACCGCCAAAGTTGGCGAATGGACTCCCGGTCCCGACGCCGATCTGTTCCGAGCGATTGAAGCCGACCTGGGAGCCCTTCCCTTCTTGGCGGAAGACTTGGGTACGATTACGCCAGACGTCTACGCGCTTCGCGACAAGTTTCATCTGCCGGGCTCACGGGTCCTGCAATTCGCCTTCGACGGCGAGTCCCACAACCCATACCTGCCGGAAAACTACACGCCCAACACGGTGGTCTATACCGGTACGCACGACAACGCGACAAGCCGCGAGTGGTTTGACGAGTTGCCCGCCGATAGCCGCAAGACGGTTCGCTGGTATTTGAACGCTCCGACGATCGAAAGCCCCGACATTTCCTGGGCGCTGATTCGCTTGGCCTGGGAATCGCAAGCGGCGCTCTCGATCGTCCCGCTGCAGGACATCTTGAATCTCGGGAAAGAAGCTCGCATGAACGTCCCTGGCAAAGCGGACGGCAACTGGGCGTGGCGCTGCACCGACGACACGTTCTCGAGTCCTTACTGGGAACGTCTGCTCGACATGACGGAACACGCCAAACGACTCGGCGGCGAAGCGTAG
- a CDS encoding RpiB/LacA/LacB family sugar-phosphate isomerase, which yields MRVGIATDHGGFALKEELVASLRAAGHDVTDFGAYALNPGDDYPDFVTPLAEAVVAGKVDRGVAICGSGVGASVCANKIHGIRAALIHDHFSAKQGVEDDHMNVLCMGGRTVGPAVAWDLVQTFLAAEYSDAERHLRRLSKVATLENS from the coding sequence ATGCGCGTCGGCATTGCTACCGATCACGGCGGATTTGCGCTGAAAGAAGAGTTGGTCGCCAGCCTCCGTGCGGCAGGCCATGACGTGACCGACTTTGGCGCCTATGCGTTGAATCCTGGCGACGACTATCCCGATTTCGTCACCCCGCTCGCCGAAGCGGTCGTCGCGGGAAAAGTCGATCGCGGCGTGGCGATCTGCGGCAGCGGCGTGGGAGCTTCGGTCTGTGCGAATAAGATCCACGGCATCCGGGCGGCACTCATCCACGACCATTTCTCCGCCAAGCAAGGAGTGGAGGACGATCATATGAACGTCCTTTGCATGGGCGGGCGAACTGTCGGTCCTGCGGTCGCCTGGGATCTGGTGCAGACGTTTCTGGCCGCCGAGTATAGTGACGCCGAACGTCACCTAAGAAGATTGAGCAAAGTCGCCACGCTTGAGAACTCCTAA
- the nifS gene encoding cysteine desulfurase NifS: MHDIYLDNNATTQVLPEIVEQMIPFFTEQFGNPSSIHSFGDRVGRSLKKARKQVQTILGAEHDSEIIFTSCGTESDSTAILSALRAFPERKEIITTAVEHPAILTLCEFLKKDGYKIHILGVDSKGRVDLAEYRQLLSDKVAVVTVMWANNETGTIFPVERMAEMANAAGVLFHTDAVQAVGKIPINLADSKIDMLSLSGHKLHAPKGIGVLYVRRGTRYRPLLRGGHQERGRRAGTENSASIVGLGAACEIAMAHIEQENTEVKALRDRLQEGLLAAIPHSFVMGDQESRLPNTLNIAFEFIEGEAILLLLNKAGIAASSGSACTSGSLEPSHVMRAMGIPYTAAHGTIRFSLSRHNTAEEIDYVIEKVPPIVAQLRKLSPYWNNGAPIEDAGDAFKPVFA; this comes from the coding sequence ATGCACGACATTTATCTCGACAACAACGCCACGACCCAAGTGCTCCCGGAAATCGTCGAACAGATGATCCCCTTTTTCACCGAGCAGTTCGGCAATCCGTCGTCGATCCATAGCTTCGGCGATCGCGTCGGCCGCTCTCTGAAAAAGGCCCGCAAGCAAGTGCAGACCATTTTGGGCGCCGAGCACGACTCCGAGATCATCTTTACCTCCTGCGGCACCGAATCAGACTCCACCGCCATTCTTTCGGCCCTGCGAGCTTTTCCGGAACGGAAAGAAATCATCACGACCGCCGTCGAACATCCGGCGATCCTGACCCTCTGCGAGTTCCTGAAGAAAGACGGCTACAAGATCCACATTCTGGGCGTCGACTCGAAAGGGCGCGTTGATTTGGCCGAATATCGCCAGCTACTGAGCGACAAAGTCGCCGTCGTCACCGTGATGTGGGCGAACAACGAGACCGGCACGATCTTCCCGGTGGAACGAATGGCCGAAATGGCCAACGCGGCGGGCGTTCTCTTTCATACCGACGCCGTTCAGGCCGTCGGCAAAATTCCGATCAACCTGGCCGACAGCAAAATTGACATGCTCTCCCTCTCGGGGCACAAACTGCACGCCCCGAAGGGAATCGGCGTCCTCTACGTTCGCCGGGGAACGCGATATCGTCCCCTGCTCCGCGGCGGCCATCAAGAACGTGGACGTCGTGCGGGTACCGAAAACTCGGCGTCGATCGTCGGTCTGGGCGCCGCTTGCGAAATCGCCATGGCCCACATCGAGCAGGAAAACACCGAAGTGAAAGCGCTGCGTGATCGGCTGCAAGAGGGGCTGTTGGCCGCGATCCCGCATTCCTTCGTGATGGGTGATCAGGAAAGCCGCCTGCCGAATACCCTCAACATTGCGTTCGAGTTCATCGAAGGGGAAGCGATCTTGTTGCTGCTGAACAAGGCGGGGATCGCCGCGTCGAGCGGCAGCGCCTGTACGTCCGGTTCGCTCGAACCGTCGCACGTGATGCGAGCAATGGGGATTCCGTATACGGCGGCTCACGGAACCATTCGCTTCTCGCTGTCGCGACACAACACGGCGGAAGAGATCGACTACGTCATTGAAAAGGTGCCGCCGATCGTCGCCCAGTTGCGCAAGCTCTCCCCCTACTGGAATAACGGGGCGCCGATTGAAGAC
- the clcA gene encoding H(+)/Cl(-) exchange transporter ClcA, translated as MKRNEEIHGGRLIGFPRAYLLALPVGLIAGSLGAAFHYCLDQAYAFHTAIAAQLGGETALSIVAASLIGAVMTVSAYWMVVRFAPEAGGSGIQEIEGAMAGLRTMRWVRVMIVKFVGGILAIGAGLVLGREGPTVHMGGCVGKWIGEKTNADPETMNTLLAAGAAAGLSAAFGAPLASILFVMEEMRNRFHFSFIAIHAVAIASLTAKVMNDQVFGIGPLLPIELKFSMSEIAPFPQLILEQLPLYVGLGILIGICGAGFNTSLLACLAFFDRMSSRARFLFALVLGGLAGALMLLAPSFVGGGGTFVQAVFANTAFLHILVVLLIVRTGMTFLSYSSGVPGGIFAPMLAIGAIIGMCFGVITKEYVPYVEVPPGVFALAAMGGLFAATVRAPLTGIVLVAELTSSFDLLGVLIVTCIVASITAQLLGSKPIYDSLLDRTLSNAAKLEEAKEESEVASIVAD; from the coding sequence ATGAAACGCAACGAGGAGATTCACGGGGGACGCCTGATCGGATTTCCGCGCGCCTACCTTTTGGCTCTGCCGGTTGGTTTGATCGCTGGCTCCCTCGGCGCCGCGTTTCACTATTGCCTCGATCAGGCCTACGCATTTCATACGGCGATTGCGGCCCAACTTGGCGGCGAGACTGCCCTTTCGATCGTCGCTGCGTCGCTGATCGGCGCTGTGATGACCGTCTCCGCTTATTGGATGGTCGTCCGATTCGCTCCCGAGGCCGGCGGAAGCGGCATTCAAGAGATCGAAGGCGCCATGGCCGGCCTGCGCACGATGCGATGGGTGCGGGTCATGATCGTCAAGTTCGTCGGCGGGATCCTGGCGATTGGCGCCGGATTGGTCCTGGGACGTGAAGGACCGACGGTTCACATGGGAGGTTGCGTCGGTAAATGGATTGGGGAAAAAACAAATGCCGATCCCGAAACGATGAATACCCTGCTGGCCGCCGGCGCTGCGGCTGGATTAAGCGCGGCTTTTGGCGCGCCGCTGGCGAGCATCTTATTCGTCATGGAAGAGATGCGTAATCGGTTTCACTTTTCGTTCATCGCGATCCATGCCGTTGCGATCGCCTCATTGACGGCCAAGGTGATGAACGATCAGGTGTTTGGCATCGGGCCGCTGCTGCCGATCGAACTGAAATTCTCGATGTCCGAGATCGCTCCTTTTCCGCAACTGATTCTCGAACAGCTTCCGCTCTACGTGGGCCTGGGAATTTTGATTGGAATTTGCGGCGCCGGTTTCAACACGTCGCTGTTGGCCTGCCTAGCGTTCTTTGATCGCATGAGTTCGCGAGCGAGATTCTTGTTCGCACTCGTCTTGGGTGGGCTCGCCGGGGCGCTGATGCTGCTTGCCCCCAGCTTCGTCGGAGGTGGCGGCACGTTTGTCCAAGCCGTGTTCGCCAATACCGCTTTCCTGCACATCCTGGTAGTTCTGTTAATTGTCCGGACTGGGATGACGTTTCTCAGCTACAGTTCCGGCGTCCCCGGCGGCATCTTCGCTCCCATGTTGGCGATTGGCGCCATCATCGGCATGTGCTTCGGCGTGATTACGAAGGAATACGTGCCGTATGTTGAAGTTCCCCCTGGCGTCTTCGCTTTGGCGGCGATGGGAGGACTCTTCGCTGCCACCGTACGAGCGCCGTTGACCGGCATCGTGCTGGTCGCCGAGTTGACCTCCAGCTTCGATTTGCTGGGGGTGTTAATCGTTACCTGCATTGTCGCCAGCATTACGGCCCAACTCTTGGGAAGCAAACCGATCTACGATTCGCTGCTCGACCGTACCCTTTCCAACGCGGCTAAGCTGGAAGAAGCGAAAGAAGAGTCGGAAGTAGCGTCGATTGTCGCCGACTAG